One region of Myxococcus xanthus genomic DNA includes:
- the gcvP gene encoding aminomethyl-transferring glycine dehydrogenase → MSLNWKYQEPFAGRHNGPDDTELKQLLSALGVDSLDAFIDQAVPPAIRAKEPLKLATARGEHELLAALESIAAKNQVFRSFIGMGYHDTHTPNVILRNVFQNPGWYTQYTPYQAEIAQGRLEALLNFQTLVMDLTGLEVANASLLDEGTAAAEAMALALAVHQKGEESGAAFFVSDGCHPQTVEVVRTRAQPLGVEVVVGDHRTVDLSSKKFVGALVQYPTTDGAVHDYRAFGEQVHAAGGLFVVAADLLSLTLLTPPGEFGADVAVGSAQRFGVPMGYGGPHAGYFATKNAYTRVMPGRIIGVSEDAQGRRALRMALQTREQHIRREKATSNICTAQVLLAVIASMYAVYHGPSGLKAIAERVHGLTVLLARGLAKLGLKLKNDQYFDTLRVELSAAHVRAVLGAAEAARMNFRRIDEKTLGVSLDETTRPADVEDILAAFATGTGKSSAPVLADLVGDGVESAVSQALRRSSAYLTHPVFNSYHSETEMLRYIRRLEAKDLSLTHSMIPLGSCTMKLNATAEMIPVTWPQFGRLHPFAPTSQAAGYKVIFEQLEQMLTQVTGFAGCSLQPNAGSQGEYAGLLVIRAYHQSRGQGHRDVCLIPSSAHGTNPASAVMAGYKVVVTKCDENGNIDLDDLRAKAEAHKDALAALMVTYPSTHGVFEEEIREICAIVHERGGQVYMDGANLNAQVGLTSPGLVGADVCHINLHKTFCIPHGGGGPGMGPICVASHLVKFLPGHPVIQTGGSEAIGAISAAPWGSASILLISWMYIAMMGGEGLTQATKLAILNANYVAERLNAHYPVLYRGKRGKVAHECIVDLRPLKKTAGVEVEDVAKRLMDYGFHAPTVSFPVAGTLMIEPTESESKAELDRFCDAMIAIRQEIRDIEEGRMPKDNNVLKHAPHTARVVAAPEWNRPYSREQAVFPTPWVRDNKFWPSVGRLNSVLGDRKLVCSCPPIEDYMTPEPKAATA, encoded by the coding sequence ATGTCCTTGAACTGGAAGTATCAGGAGCCGTTTGCCGGCCGTCACAATGGTCCGGATGACACCGAGCTGAAGCAGCTGCTGTCCGCGCTGGGCGTGGACTCGCTCGATGCTTTCATCGACCAGGCCGTCCCGCCCGCCATCCGCGCCAAGGAGCCGCTGAAGCTCGCGACCGCGCGCGGCGAGCACGAACTGCTGGCGGCCTTGGAGTCCATCGCCGCGAAGAACCAGGTGTTCCGGTCCTTCATCGGCATGGGCTACCACGACACGCACACGCCGAACGTCATCCTCCGCAACGTCTTCCAGAACCCGGGCTGGTACACCCAGTACACGCCCTATCAGGCGGAGATTGCGCAGGGCCGGCTGGAGGCGCTGCTCAACTTCCAGACGCTGGTCATGGACCTGACGGGTCTGGAGGTGGCCAACGCCTCGCTGCTGGATGAAGGCACCGCCGCCGCCGAGGCAATGGCTCTGGCCCTGGCCGTGCACCAGAAGGGCGAGGAGTCCGGCGCGGCCTTCTTCGTCTCCGACGGCTGCCACCCGCAGACGGTGGAGGTGGTGCGCACCCGCGCCCAGCCGCTGGGCGTGGAGGTGGTGGTGGGCGACCACCGCACGGTGGATTTGAGCTCGAAGAAGTTCGTGGGCGCGCTGGTGCAGTACCCGACCACCGACGGCGCGGTGCATGACTACCGGGCCTTCGGCGAGCAGGTGCACGCCGCGGGCGGCCTGTTCGTGGTGGCCGCGGACCTGCTCAGCCTGACGCTGCTGACGCCGCCGGGGGAGTTCGGCGCGGACGTGGCGGTGGGCAGCGCCCAGCGCTTCGGCGTGCCCATGGGCTACGGCGGCCCGCACGCGGGCTACTTCGCCACGAAGAACGCGTACACCCGCGTCATGCCCGGCCGCATCATCGGCGTGTCCGAGGACGCGCAGGGACGCCGCGCGCTGCGCATGGCGCTCCAGACGCGTGAGCAGCACATCCGCCGCGAGAAGGCGACGAGCAACATCTGCACCGCGCAGGTGCTGCTGGCCGTCATCGCCAGCATGTACGCCGTCTACCACGGCCCCTCCGGGCTGAAGGCCATCGCCGAGCGCGTGCACGGCCTGACGGTGCTGCTGGCGCGCGGGCTGGCGAAGCTGGGTCTCAAGCTGAAGAACGACCAGTACTTCGACACGCTGCGCGTGGAGCTGTCGGCCGCGCATGTGCGCGCGGTGCTGGGGGCCGCCGAGGCGGCGCGGATGAACTTCCGCCGCATCGACGAGAAGACGCTGGGCGTGTCCCTGGATGAGACGACGCGGCCCGCGGACGTGGAGGACATCCTGGCGGCCTTCGCCACCGGTACCGGCAAGTCCTCCGCGCCGGTGTTGGCGGACCTGGTGGGGGACGGCGTGGAGAGCGCCGTGTCGCAGGCGCTGCGCCGCTCGAGCGCGTACCTCACGCACCCGGTCTTCAACAGCTACCACTCCGAGACGGAGATGCTGCGCTACATCCGGCGGCTCGAGGCGAAGGACCTGTCCCTCACGCACTCGATGATTCCGCTGGGCAGCTGCACCATGAAGCTCAACGCCACCGCGGAGATGATTCCGGTGACGTGGCCCCAGTTCGGGCGGCTGCACCCGTTCGCGCCCACCTCGCAGGCGGCTGGCTACAAGGTCATCTTCGAGCAGCTGGAGCAGATGCTCACGCAGGTGACGGGCTTCGCGGGTTGCTCGCTCCAGCCCAACGCCGGAAGCCAGGGGGAGTACGCGGGCCTGCTCGTCATCCGCGCGTACCACCAGAGCCGCGGCCAGGGGCACCGGGACGTGTGCTTGATTCCGTCCTCCGCGCACGGCACCAACCCGGCTTCGGCGGTGATGGCCGGCTACAAGGTCGTCGTCACCAAGTGCGATGAGAACGGCAACATCGACCTGGATGACCTGCGCGCGAAGGCGGAGGCGCACAAGGACGCGCTCGCCGCGCTGATGGTGACCTACCCGTCCACCCACGGCGTGTTCGAGGAGGAGATTCGCGAAATCTGCGCCATCGTCCACGAGCGCGGCGGCCAGGTGTACATGGACGGCGCCAACCTCAACGCGCAGGTGGGCCTCACCTCGCCCGGGTTGGTGGGCGCGGACGTGTGCCATATCAATCTGCACAAGACGTTCTGCATCCCGCACGGCGGCGGCGGCCCGGGCATGGGCCCCATCTGCGTGGCCAGCCACCTGGTGAAGTTCCTGCCGGGGCACCCCGTCATCCAGACGGGCGGCTCGGAGGCCATTGGCGCCATCTCCGCGGCGCCGTGGGGCAGCGCGAGCATCCTGCTCATCTCGTGGATGTACATCGCGATGATGGGCGGCGAGGGCCTCACCCAGGCCACCAAGCTGGCCATCCTCAACGCCAACTACGTCGCCGAGCGGCTCAACGCCCACTACCCGGTACTGTACCGGGGCAAGCGCGGCAAGGTGGCGCACGAGTGCATCGTCGACCTGCGCCCGCTCAAGAAGACGGCGGGCGTGGAGGTGGAGGACGTGGCCAAGCGGCTCATGGACTACGGCTTCCACGCGCCCACCGTGTCCTTCCCGGTGGCGGGCACGCTCATGATTGAACCGACGGAGAGCGAGTCCAAGGCGGAGCTGGACCGTTTCTGCGACGCGATGATCGCCATCCGTCAGGAGATTCGGGACATCGAGGAGGGCCGCATGCCCAAGGACAACAACGTCCTCAAGCACGCTCCGCACACCGCGCGTGTCGTCGCCGCGCCGGAGTGGAACCGTCCCTACTCGCGCGAGCAGGCCGTGTTCCCCACACCGTGGGTCCGCGACAACAAGTTCTGGCCCTCCGTGGGCCGGCTCAACAGCGTGCTCGGTGACCGGAAGCTGGTCTGCTCGTGCCCGCCCATCGAGGACTACATGACGCCGGAGCCGAAGGCCGCCACGGCCTGA
- the gcvH gene encoding glycine cleavage system protein GcvH, with protein sequence MADNIPGDLKYTREHEWARVQGTSVVVGVTQHAQESLGDVVYVELPKVGSTVTEGKQFGVIESTKAVSELYSPLTGKVVKVNDGLSDNPSTVNTDPYGAGWIVEIEPSDPKQVDGLMDAAAYTALLQNS encoded by the coding sequence ATGGCCGACAACATCCCCGGCGACCTGAAGTACACCCGTGAGCACGAGTGGGCCCGCGTCCAGGGCACCTCGGTGGTGGTGGGCGTCACGCAGCACGCGCAGGAGTCCCTGGGCGACGTGGTCTACGTGGAGCTGCCCAAGGTGGGCTCCACGGTGACGGAGGGCAAGCAGTTCGGCGTCATCGAGTCCACCAAGGCGGTGTCGGAGCTGTACTCGCCGCTGACGGGCAAGGTGGTGAAGGTGAACGACGGGCTGTCGGACAACCCCTCCACCGTGAACACCGACCCCTACGGTGCGGGCTGGATTGTGGAAATCGAGCCCTCGGACCCCAAGCAGGTGGACGGACTCATGGACGCCGCCGCGTACACCGCCCTGCTCCAGAACAGCTGA
- the gcvT gene encoding glycine cleavage system aminomethyltransferase GcvT: protein MARQTPLNAAHRKLGARMVDFAGWDMPVQYSSVIGEHEAVRTGVGLFDVSHMGEVEFSGPGALDTVNALISNDLARVADGQAVYAGLLDERGTFVDDVVAYRFSPERIFICVNSSNREKDVAWMKAHAKGVAPVDRSDDYAQIAVQGPKATGLVQRLTKTDLSKIGTYRFAEGEVAGAKCLISRTGYTGEDGFELYSAAGDAVALWDALLTEGQQDGVKPCGLGARDSLRTEMKYALYGNDIDDQHTALEAGLGWIVKLDKAAFIGKEALVAQKAAGVKRKLVGFELTGSGIPRHGYAILKDGAPVGEVTSGTMGPTVKKAIGIGYVPTELSTEGSTFDVDIRGRAVPAVVVKTPFHKKP, encoded by the coding sequence ATGGCCCGGCAAACGCCCCTCAACGCGGCACACCGCAAGCTGGGGGCCCGGATGGTCGACTTCGCTGGCTGGGACATGCCCGTCCAGTACAGCTCCGTCATCGGCGAGCATGAGGCCGTGCGCACCGGCGTCGGCCTGTTCGACGTCTCCCACATGGGCGAGGTGGAGTTCTCCGGTCCCGGCGCCCTGGACACGGTCAACGCGCTCATCTCCAACGACCTGGCCCGCGTCGCGGACGGGCAGGCGGTGTATGCGGGCTTGCTCGACGAGCGAGGCACCTTCGTGGACGACGTGGTCGCCTACCGCTTCAGCCCCGAGCGCATCTTCATCTGCGTCAACTCCAGCAACCGCGAGAAGGACGTCGCGTGGATGAAGGCGCACGCCAAGGGTGTGGCACCCGTGGACCGGAGCGACGACTACGCGCAGATTGCCGTGCAGGGCCCCAAGGCCACCGGCCTGGTCCAGCGCCTGACGAAGACGGACCTGTCGAAGATTGGCACCTACCGCTTCGCCGAGGGCGAGGTCGCCGGGGCGAAGTGCCTCATCTCCCGCACCGGCTACACCGGCGAGGACGGCTTCGAGCTGTACAGCGCGGCCGGGGACGCAGTGGCGCTGTGGGACGCGCTGCTCACCGAGGGCCAGCAGGACGGCGTGAAGCCGTGTGGCCTGGGCGCCCGTGACAGCCTCCGCACGGAGATGAAGTACGCGCTCTACGGCAACGACATCGATGACCAGCACACCGCGCTGGAGGCCGGGCTGGGGTGGATCGTCAAGCTCGACAAGGCGGCCTTCATTGGCAAGGAAGCGCTGGTGGCGCAGAAGGCCGCGGGCGTGAAGCGCAAGCTGGTGGGCTTCGAGCTGACCGGCAGCGGCATTCCGCGCCACGGCTACGCCATCCTCAAGGACGGCGCGCCGGTGGGGGAGGTGACCAGCGGCACCATGGGCCCCACCGTGAAGAAGGCCATTGGCATCGGCTACGTGCCCACCGAGCTGTCCACAGAGGGCTCCACCTTCGACGTGGACATCCGCGGCCGCGCGGTGCCCGCAGTGGTGGTGAAGACCCCGTTCCACAAGAAGCCCTGA
- the metF gene encoding methylenetetrahydrofolate reductase [NAD(P)H], producing MKIRNRLNPSDPCFSFEFFPPRTDEGEANLLKALEDLATLQPGFVSVTEGAGGSTRAKTVELVLRIKQEAGIEAMAHLTCGGHSPAELRTVLERLSAAKVDNVLVLRGDPPKGQTVFEPAPGGFRYASEMVRFIREEDFNFCLGGACYPEGHVETPSRDDDLRHLKAKVDAGLDFVVTQLFFDNAFYFDFVERARRAGINVPIVPGIMPITNYEQIQRFTRLCGATVPMRLALQLERVKDNPEAMAQLGVAHATVQCMELLSRGVPGIHFYTLNKSPATRMIVSALRARS from the coding sequence ATGAAGATTCGTAATCGGTTGAATCCTTCCGACCCGTGCTTCTCCTTCGAGTTCTTCCCGCCCCGGACGGACGAGGGCGAGGCGAACCTGCTCAAGGCGCTGGAAGACCTGGCGACCCTGCAGCCGGGTTTCGTCTCCGTGACGGAAGGCGCGGGAGGCAGCACTCGGGCGAAGACGGTGGAGTTGGTGCTGCGCATCAAGCAGGAGGCGGGTATCGAGGCGATGGCGCACCTGACATGCGGGGGGCACTCCCCGGCGGAGCTGCGCACCGTGCTGGAGCGCCTGTCGGCCGCGAAGGTGGACAACGTCCTGGTGCTGCGCGGAGACCCACCCAAGGGCCAGACGGTCTTCGAGCCCGCGCCCGGGGGTTTCCGCTACGCGTCGGAGATGGTGCGATTCATCCGAGAAGAGGATTTCAACTTCTGCCTCGGGGGAGCGTGCTATCCGGAGGGCCACGTGGAGACGCCCTCCCGTGACGACGACCTGCGTCATCTCAAGGCCAAGGTGGATGCCGGCCTGGACTTCGTGGTGACGCAGCTCTTCTTCGACAACGCGTTCTACTTCGACTTCGTGGAGCGGGCGCGCCGCGCGGGCATCAACGTCCCCATCGTCCCCGGCATCATGCCCATCACCAACTACGAGCAGATTCAACGATTCACGCGCCTGTGCGGAGCCACCGTGCCCATGCGCCTGGCGTTGCAGCTCGAGCGGGTGAAGGACAACCCGGAGGCCATGGCCCAGCTCGGCGTGGCCCATGCGACGGTGCAGTGCATGGAGTTGCTGTCGCGCGGCGTGCCTGGCATCCACTTCTACACGCTCAACAAGTCCCCGGCGACGCGGATGATCGTGAGCGCACTGAGAGCCCGTTCATGA
- a CDS encoding DUF2378 family protein translates to MIAFEVARGTPEPLTELARRLSRAEEKDRARGMFFLGALDVVRMEVGEAAAARCLAASRERAFVPFFLYPITSFLRLSFSAAGLLAPRLGGFEAAMRTIGARSAQDFLSTVVGRSFLALSGGCPRRLVSNLPSGYSTAVSYGERDVEWVGERQGRLNMFRDFMPHSYHEGVLRAALAAIGARDTHIRGRATGLLDGEYEVSWS, encoded by the coding sequence ATGATTGCGTTTGAGGTCGCGCGGGGAACGCCTGAACCTTTGACGGAGCTGGCTCGGCGGCTGAGCCGCGCGGAGGAGAAGGACCGCGCCCGGGGCATGTTCTTCCTGGGGGCGCTGGACGTGGTCCGGATGGAGGTGGGGGAAGCCGCCGCGGCGCGGTGCCTGGCGGCCTCGCGCGAGCGCGCCTTCGTGCCCTTCTTCCTGTACCCCATCACCAGCTTCCTGCGGCTGTCCTTCAGCGCCGCGGGGTTGCTGGCGCCGCGGCTGGGCGGCTTCGAGGCGGCCATGCGGACCATTGGCGCCCGGTCCGCGCAGGACTTCCTGAGCACCGTGGTGGGGCGCAGCTTCCTGGCATTGTCCGGTGGCTGCCCGCGCCGGCTCGTCAGCAACCTGCCGTCCGGCTACAGCACCGCCGTCAGCTACGGCGAGCGCGACGTGGAGTGGGTGGGCGAGCGCCAGGGCCGCCTCAACATGTTCCGCGACTTCATGCCGCACAGCTACCATGAGGGCGTGCTGCGCGCGGCGCTGGCCGCCATTGGCGCCCGCGACACGCACATCCGCGGGCGTGCCACGGGCCTGCTGGACGGCGAGTACGAGGTGTCCTGGAGCTAG
- a CDS encoding sensor histidine kinase produces MIDQDVGAPVLRGRFGHTRGENVRTEGTVSTETSGNMVLTRGVDALEVRVDALLGEHLEAVRRRVDSRFAVLMVGQWLVAIAVAAVLSPFAWQGTSRVVHPHLQVAVVLGGLLSAFPLVLVRLRAGDVVTRHVVAVAQMLWAALFIHLTGGRIETHFYVFGSLAFLAFYRDPAVMATATVTAVLEHCLRGIWWPESIFGVSNPAWWRFLEHAFWMVFVNGVLVIACRETLGEMRRVAVQQVLLEGAYANERVDHEHALARVRREMSSYREQAARVEKLAAVGRMTATVSHELRNPLAAARTANAVVVRHLRKLDVTLADQRLQRFLEIIERELAVCSRISSELLDFARERPLELRPCSLHALMEEVLDVVPGREGVRIQNSVPLSLASPWVDRELLRKVLINLVQNAVEAMPAGRLGRVDVFAEGGNGSAFIIRVSDNGMGIPEAMQERIFEPLFTTKPAGTGLGLSVVASTVRQHGGTLRVESREGEGSVFTLCLPAGCPAAEVAL; encoded by the coding sequence ATGATTGACCAGGATGTGGGCGCGCCTGTGCTTCGGGGGCGATTCGGCCATACACGCGGGGAGAACGTGCGGACGGAGGGTACCGTGTCAACGGAGACTTCCGGCAACATGGTGCTCACACGTGGGGTCGACGCGCTGGAGGTGCGGGTGGACGCACTGCTCGGCGAGCACCTGGAGGCCGTGCGACGGCGGGTGGACTCTCGCTTCGCCGTGCTGATGGTGGGGCAGTGGCTGGTCGCCATCGCGGTGGCGGCGGTGCTGTCGCCCTTCGCCTGGCAGGGGACGTCGCGGGTGGTGCATCCCCATCTGCAAGTGGCGGTGGTGCTGGGGGGCCTGCTGTCCGCCTTCCCGCTGGTGCTGGTGCGGCTGCGGGCCGGGGACGTCGTCACGCGGCACGTGGTGGCGGTCGCGCAGATGCTCTGGGCCGCGCTCTTCATCCACCTGACGGGCGGCCGCATCGAAACGCACTTCTATGTGTTCGGCTCGCTGGCCTTCCTGGCCTTCTACCGGGACCCGGCGGTGATGGCGACCGCCACCGTCACGGCGGTGCTCGAGCACTGCCTGCGCGGCATCTGGTGGCCGGAGTCCATCTTCGGCGTGTCGAATCCCGCGTGGTGGCGCTTCCTGGAGCACGCCTTCTGGATGGTGTTCGTCAACGGGGTGCTGGTGATTGCGTGCCGCGAGACGCTGGGGGAGATGCGGCGCGTGGCGGTGCAGCAGGTGTTGCTGGAGGGCGCGTACGCGAACGAGCGCGTGGACCATGAGCATGCGCTGGCACGCGTGCGCCGGGAGATGAGCTCCTACCGCGAGCAGGCCGCGCGGGTGGAGAAGCTGGCGGCGGTGGGGCGGATGACGGCGACGGTGAGCCACGAGCTGCGCAACCCGCTGGCCGCGGCCCGCACCGCCAACGCCGTGGTCGTCCGTCACCTGCGCAAGCTGGACGTGACGCTGGCGGACCAGCGGCTCCAGCGCTTCCTGGAAATCATCGAGCGCGAGCTGGCGGTGTGTTCACGCATCTCCTCCGAGCTGCTGGACTTCGCCCGCGAGCGTCCGCTGGAGCTGCGGCCCTGCTCGCTGCACGCGCTGATGGAGGAGGTGCTGGACGTGGTGCCGGGCCGCGAAGGCGTGCGCATCCAGAACAGCGTCCCCCTCTCGCTGGCGTCACCCTGGGTGGACCGGGAGCTGCTGCGCAAGGTGCTCATCAACCTGGTGCAGAACGCGGTGGAGGCCATGCCGGCGGGCCGTCTGGGCCGGGTGGACGTGTTCGCGGAAGGCGGCAATGGCAGCGCCTTCATCATCCGCGTGTCCGACAATGGCATGGGCATCCCGGAGGCGATGCAGGAGCGCATCTTCGAGCCGCTCTTCACGACGAAGCCCGCGGGCACGGGCCTGGGACTGTCAGTCGTGGCCAGCACGGTGCGGCAGCACGGCGGCACCCTGCGCGTGGAGAGCCGGGAAGGGGAGGGCAGCGTCTTCACCCTCTGCCTCCCGGCGGGTTGCCCCGCCGCCGAGGTCGCCCTCTAG
- a CDS encoding ADP-ribosylglycohydrolase family protein, translated as MPSREEQIAGGIYGLLVGDALGVPYEFHAPARIPPPEDIDFQPPEGFQRAHDGVPPGTWSDDGAHALCLLDSLLYHGRLDPEDLGRRLVNWLEWGYLAVDGQVFDVGIQTRTALALVHAGTPALMAGPKDERDNGNGSLMRVLPLALWHSGNDAKLASDAMTQSRVTHGHMRSQVCCALYCLWARRILQGARASEAWTDAVETFRNLYPEGFEARTELDTHVLPPGWEEIRGTGTGYVVDCLRSARQCVVEHDTYEQGVKAAVRLGRDTDTTAAVAGGIAGLIHGVNGIPARWRESLRGGELLHPMLQKLLKCTVS; from the coding sequence ATGCCGAGTCGCGAGGAGCAGATCGCCGGGGGAATCTACGGATTGCTGGTGGGGGATGCCTTGGGCGTGCCCTACGAGTTCCACGCACCCGCGCGGATTCCACCGCCCGAGGACATCGACTTCCAGCCGCCCGAGGGCTTCCAGCGCGCGCATGACGGGGTGCCGCCGGGGACCTGGTCCGACGATGGCGCGCATGCGCTGTGCCTGCTGGATTCGTTGCTCTACCATGGGCGATTGGACCCGGAAGACCTGGGCCGCCGCCTGGTGAACTGGCTGGAGTGGGGCTACCTCGCGGTGGATGGCCAGGTGTTCGACGTGGGCATCCAGACACGCACGGCCCTGGCCTTGGTCCACGCAGGGACGCCCGCGCTGATGGCCGGCCCCAAGGACGAACGAGACAACGGCAATGGCTCGTTGATGCGCGTGCTGCCATTGGCGCTCTGGCATTCAGGCAATGACGCGAAGCTCGCCTCGGACGCGATGACTCAGTCTCGCGTCACGCATGGACACATGCGCTCCCAGGTGTGCTGTGCGCTGTATTGCTTGTGGGCCCGCCGCATCCTCCAAGGCGCGCGTGCTTCGGAGGCATGGACGGACGCGGTGGAGACGTTCCGCAATCTGTATCCCGAAGGCTTCGAGGCTCGCACTGAACTGGACACGCATGTCCTGCCGCCGGGCTGGGAGGAGATTCGAGGCACGGGCACGGGCTACGTGGTGGATTGCCTCCGCTCCGCGCGCCAGTGCGTGGTCGAGCACGACACCTACGAGCAGGGGGTGAAGGCCGCCGTGCGCCTGGGCCGGGATACCGACACCACCGCGGCGGTGGCGGGAGGTATCGCCGGGCTCATCCACGGCGTGAATGGCATCCCCGCGCGTTGGCGTGAGTCGTTGCGCGGGGGTGAGTTGTTACATCCCATGTTGCAGAAGCTGCTCAAGTGCACCGTGAGTTGA
- a CDS encoding class I SAM-dependent methyltransferase: MSAVSPLAQPEAWNLVAPEYVRELMPTFETFSREALLRAGVAQGTRVVDVATGPGTLALLAARDGARVTAVDFSPEMIAALRGRTAEAKLDVDILEGDGMALPFEANAFDAAFSMFGLMFFPDRARGFQELHRVLKPGGRAVVSSWTPFERSKELRAVYTRLWEQMGAKPSQPGAIPLSDPDTCQREMSSAGFTHVTVNEVEGSIDYPSTAAMVDATTRSSAPVVLARRALGPQWEPLLWSMHEYAQAELGPGPQRVTLTAYLTTGTRP, translated from the coding sequence ATGTCGGCCGTATCGCCCCTAGCCCAACCCGAGGCCTGGAACCTGGTGGCGCCGGAGTACGTGCGCGAGCTGATGCCCACCTTCGAGACGTTCTCCAGGGAGGCCCTGCTCCGGGCCGGCGTAGCGCAAGGGACGCGTGTCGTGGACGTCGCCACGGGGCCGGGCACGCTCGCGCTGCTCGCCGCGCGCGACGGCGCCCGCGTCACAGCAGTCGATTTCTCCCCGGAGATGATTGCCGCCCTGCGCGGCCGGACCGCGGAGGCGAAGCTCGACGTCGACATCCTGGAGGGTGACGGCATGGCGCTGCCCTTCGAGGCGAACGCGTTCGACGCCGCCTTCTCCATGTTCGGCCTGATGTTCTTCCCGGACCGGGCACGTGGCTTCCAGGAGCTTCACCGGGTACTGAAGCCGGGCGGCCGGGCCGTCGTGTCCAGTTGGACGCCCTTTGAACGCTCGAAAGAGCTGCGCGCCGTGTACACGCGCCTCTGGGAGCAGATGGGCGCGAAGCCATCACAGCCGGGCGCCATCCCCCTGTCCGACCCCGACACCTGTCAGCGGGAGATGTCCAGCGCGGGCTTCACCCACGTCACGGTGAACGAAGTGGAAGGCTCCATCGACTACCCGTCCACAGCGGCCATGGTGGATGCCACCACCCGCTCCAGCGCGCCCGTCGTGCTGGCACGCAGGGCGCTGGGCCCGCAGTGGGAGCCGCTGCTCTGGTCCATGCACGAGTACGCGCAGGCGGAGCTGGGACCGGGGCCCCAGCGCGTCACCCTCACGGCCTACCTGACGACAGGCACCAGGCCGTAG
- the folD gene encoding bifunctional methylenetetrahydrofolate dehydrogenase/methenyltetrahydrofolate cyclohydrolase FolD: MNAQLIDGKAVAARVRAEVKAEVDRLKLEHGLTPGLAVVRVGEDPASKVYVNGKKKAAEEVGFRSWELHPDEGITQAALLEVIHQLNADPAVHGILVQLPLPRHIDPDVIISAVKPEKDVDGFHPLNAGNLLLGRSTTRACTPYGVMRLLEEIGCDPAGKRAVVVGRSNIVGKPMALMLLQKNATVTICHSKSDLRREVEGADILVVAVGAAELVKGAWIKPGAVVIDVGMNRKPDGKLVGDVEFAAAAERASFITPVPGGVGPMTIAMLMRNTLDAAVRYGLVPVVR; encoded by the coding sequence GTGAACGCCCAGTTGATTGATGGCAAGGCAGTTGCGGCGCGCGTGCGAGCGGAGGTCAAGGCGGAGGTCGACCGGCTCAAGCTCGAGCATGGCCTGACGCCGGGGCTGGCCGTGGTGCGCGTGGGGGAGGACCCCGCCTCCAAGGTCTACGTCAATGGGAAGAAGAAGGCCGCGGAGGAGGTGGGCTTCCGCTCCTGGGAGCTCCACCCGGACGAGGGCATCACCCAGGCGGCGCTGCTGGAGGTCATCCACCAGCTCAACGCGGACCCGGCGGTGCACGGCATCCTGGTTCAGTTGCCGTTGCCCAGGCACATCGACCCGGACGTCATCATCTCCGCCGTGAAGCCGGAGAAGGACGTGGACGGCTTCCACCCGCTCAACGCCGGCAACCTGCTGCTGGGCCGGTCCACCACCCGGGCGTGTACGCCCTACGGGGTGATGCGGCTGCTGGAGGAGATTGGCTGCGACCCCGCGGGCAAGCGGGCGGTGGTGGTGGGGCGCAGCAACATCGTGGGCAAGCCCATGGCGCTGATGCTGCTCCAGAAGAACGCCACGGTGACCATCTGCCACAGCAAGAGCGACCTGCGCCGGGAAGTGGAGGGCGCGGACATCCTGGTGGTGGCGGTGGGGGCGGCCGAGCTGGTGAAGGGCGCGTGGATAAAGCCCGGCGCGGTGGTGATTGACGTGGGGATGAATCGCAAGCCGGACGGCAAGCTCGTGGGCGACGTGGAATTCGCCGCTGCCGCCGAGCGCGCGTCATTCATCACCCCCGTGCCCGGTGGCGTGGGGCCCATGACCATCGCCATGCTGATGCGCAACACGCTCGACGCGGCCGTCCGCTACGGCCTGGTGCCTGTCGTCAGGTAG